One Luteibacter sp. 9135 DNA segment encodes these proteins:
- a CDS encoding glycosyltransferase family 2 protein, with amino-acid sequence MSHVAWVVCWASAGLLVHTFAGYPLLVWMHARLRPRPVVREPILPTVSIVLAVHDGAAFIEAKLANLQRLDYPAALVDIVVACDGCHDATAALARRSTHARLAVLDFPNRRGKAACLNDAVAITRGDVLLFTDVRQRLSPVALRELVANLADPTVGAVGGELHMEHVRTGFAQGVDAYWRYEKAIRHAEALSGSTVGVSGALHAMRRSLFSPLPPGTVLDDVLLPMRVAAQGMRVVFEPKAMAWDRPSQQPADERRRKIRTLAGNFQLVQLAPWLLLPWSNPLWFRFVSHKLLRLMAPWLIVALAVSTGVLATRHPLYAVAFGGLLSGGALLVLARCLPPLARWLPLRIALAFFYLNLFAAQALLAFARNRRLHLW; translated from the coding sequence ATGAGCCACGTCGCCTGGGTGGTCTGCTGGGCATCGGCGGGCTTGCTGGTGCACACGTTCGCCGGCTATCCGCTGCTGGTCTGGATGCATGCGCGCCTGCGGCCACGCCCGGTGGTGCGCGAGCCCATCCTGCCCACGGTGAGCATCGTGCTCGCCGTGCACGATGGCGCCGCCTTCATCGAGGCGAAGCTGGCCAACCTACAGCGGCTGGACTACCCCGCCGCGCTGGTGGACATCGTCGTCGCCTGCGACGGTTGCCACGACGCCACGGCCGCCCTGGCCCGCCGCTCGACGCATGCCCGCCTGGCCGTGCTGGATTTCCCCAACCGTCGGGGTAAGGCCGCCTGCCTCAACGACGCCGTGGCGATCACGCGCGGCGACGTGCTGCTGTTCACGGACGTACGCCAGCGGCTGTCGCCCGTGGCACTGCGGGAACTGGTCGCCAACCTGGCCGATCCCACCGTGGGCGCCGTGGGCGGCGAACTGCACATGGAGCACGTCCGAACGGGCTTCGCCCAGGGCGTGGATGCCTACTGGCGCTACGAGAAGGCGATCCGTCACGCGGAAGCGCTGTCCGGCTCCACCGTCGGCGTCAGCGGCGCGTTGCATGCCATGCGGCGCAGCCTGTTCTCGCCGTTGCCGCCCGGCACCGTGCTCGACGACGTGCTGTTGCCGATGCGGGTGGCCGCGCAGGGCATGCGCGTGGTCTTCGAACCGAAGGCCATGGCCTGGGACCGTCCCTCGCAGCAGCCCGCCGACGAGCGCCGGCGCAAGATCCGCACCCTGGCCGGCAACTTCCAGCTGGTGCAGCTGGCGCCCTGGCTGCTGCTGCCCTGGTCCAACCCCCTGTGGTTCCGTTTCGTCAGCCACAAGCTGCTGCGCCTGATGGCGCCGTGGCTGATCGTGGCGCTTGCCGTGAGCACCGGCGTGCTGGCGACACGCCACCCCCTGTACGCGGTGGCGTTCGGCGGCCTGCTCAGCGGCGGCGCCTTGCTGGTGCTGGCCCGCTGCCTGCCCCCGCTGGCTCGCTGGCTACCCCTGCGCATCGCGCTGGCGTTCTTCTACCTCAACCTCTTCGCGGCGCAGGCACTGCTCGCCTTCGCCCGCAACCGAAGGCTGCATTTATGGTGA
- a CDS encoding non-ribosomal peptide synthetase, giving the protein MMPHEQAATAVDYDPFAGDPLACVLPTTPAQREIWLACQLEPEASLAYNEAISLTFKGLLDVPALEAALHDLVERHEALRATFADDGANMFVAEHATLPLERHDYASLPPFESDARIEAMLSRQVTTPFDLETGPLFRADIVRLATDRHLLVLCAHHLVCDGWSFGVIVRDLAALYARHTGEAGGPDAPGTFSDFARAEVAHLAGGTAEDDARYWLERFATPPPVLDLPVDHPRPRYRTFASRREDRLMDRADVDAIRRLGAMHRASFHATLVAGFAVLLRRLAGQDDVVIGIPSAGQAADGLDTLVGHAVNVLPLRARIGAEAPFAEVLGGVRDDLMDAFDHQRHTLGSLLARLSLARDPARLPLVAVLFNLDAPLDESTARFPGLRYDLAAVPREYENFELFVNAVPVDGHLRLECQYNADLFDGATIQGWLDAYVTLLRHAALAPDTTAVALPVVSDAVYRELAGLQPAPTPFPELRLAHEFFEQQCDRTPERIAVRHADRTLTYAALESRSNRIANALRARGIGHGALVGLSLGRGFDMLASVLGVLKSGAGYVPLDPAFPAERLAFMADDAQLATLVVDDAAPPAFAIDASHVLALSDNEVVHASFERPERDRRAATPDSVAYVIFTSGSTGRPKGVRVPHRAAANFLTSMQRVPGIAPDDRLVAVTTLSFDIAFMELMLPLTSGAEVVIAGRDDVRDGGQLRRLIEEADATMMQATPAGWRLLVDAGWRGRPAFRAVSGGEPLPLDLAEALLERCGEVWNGYGPTETTVYSTYWRVNTPRDGIYIGRPIANTTVHILDEHGNHCPLGVPGEIHIGGVGVTLGYLRRPDLTAAAFVTDPWSEAPDSRMYRTGDRGRWTSAGLIEHLGRLDFQVKVRGYRIEPGEIESALTDLPEVARAVVMAREDRPGDVRLVAYVVGHDGGVPDEESLRSRLRARLPDYMLPQHVLALPAIPLLPNGKIDRAALPPPIARSCAAPGTRVGPRNDDERRVAAAMEAVLALPDLDVRDDFFALGGHSLLAAQLTATLNREFGVSLSFRTLFDAPSVERLAAILRARIDAGTAPVAEPIAHRDDQAHAPLSLMQHRLWSLERLHPGRVTYNAPSAHRLRGPLDEDAFAMAFQALVQRQPSMRTAFRTLGDDVAQVVMPRLDYPLFPAEDLRDVPHGARDTVLMARLQALTDTPFDLGTAPLFSARLFRLAENEHVLFFMPHHIVWDGWSFDIFANELSALYRCFAEEAPSSLAALPVTYGDFATWHARWLQSPAFESQLAAWRERLARRGDVRALPTDQPRRPGMSGLGRTEWIRVSREQTDAMYDVARQADATLNMALLALYFVMLAGSTGRNELVVGTPVRGRNHSELEAVMGYFNNLLPLHVTVDPALPFLAFVREVRRAAIDAFGHPDVPLEYLQRELTAVHGSGAVLYQALFSFQDGRQRAADWGGLAHEQILLFQSGATEDLGLWFLESQAGLVGGVTYNADLLEADTACRMRERYLAMLRRVIDDPGLTLGELTTATPAERECMRRWQARTTTIEPPRDLHGMIQATATAMPHDVAIEHGTRRIGHAALQERAGRMATRLRERGASEGGVVGLCVERGIDRIAALLAIGMTGATALLLDRDDPTAFLRDGLADARATVMVGDAGLQALLDWPKACAVWLDNDTPWLAAIDASTAHGGALPDTAAVAFQAHDAEGKAFGAALSHRTLGHLVQSLGDALGVHAGMRLGGDALPGDPLSVLGPLVALASGATWVEMGTREAATGRLDAMDLCIATPETWQALLAGGWQGDAGLRAVIVGGSATAELTTRVAKATAGVLMLFGDPAVAPVITCGALDAAADTLHQGLTLAHGEAWILDVQGEPASIGAAGDLAVGGRLLAMPFGQRARAARRHGETGLVRTGYRGRWLSGGRLQVLDRDDRRLRCHGMDVQPGALEAIALREPGVVRAIAVPRHEQGGIARVELHVVAAPGRRPDAAAVRTALVASLPAWAMPDHVHVLDTLPTLATGEPDLAALAVHDDAAMAAPDDTTTPHTETERLLAGIWQELLGTRRIRTSDNFFDVGGHSLLAVDMAQRVHTLSGVQLNLLDVANGTLGTLAAEMAVTPRVATTHRRGLFSRLMGRP; this is encoded by the coding sequence ATGATGCCGCACGAGCAGGCCGCCACCGCGGTCGACTACGATCCGTTCGCCGGCGACCCGCTGGCCTGCGTGCTGCCGACCACCCCGGCGCAGCGCGAGATCTGGCTGGCCTGCCAGCTGGAACCGGAAGCCTCGCTGGCCTATAACGAGGCGATCTCGCTGACCTTCAAGGGGCTGCTCGACGTGCCCGCGCTGGAGGCCGCGCTGCACGACCTGGTCGAACGCCACGAGGCCTTGCGCGCCACGTTCGCCGACGACGGCGCGAACATGTTCGTCGCGGAGCACGCCACGCTGCCGCTGGAACGGCACGACTACGCGTCGCTGCCGCCGTTCGAAAGCGATGCGCGCATCGAGGCGATGCTGTCCCGACAGGTGACGACGCCGTTCGACCTGGAAACCGGTCCGCTGTTCCGTGCGGACATCGTGCGCCTGGCCACCGATCGCCACCTGCTGGTCCTGTGCGCGCATCACCTGGTCTGCGACGGCTGGTCGTTCGGCGTGATCGTGCGCGACCTGGCCGCGCTCTATGCACGGCACACCGGGGAGGCCGGTGGACCGGACGCACCTGGTACGTTCTCGGACTTCGCCCGTGCCGAGGTCGCCCACCTGGCCGGTGGGACCGCCGAAGACGATGCGCGCTACTGGCTGGAACGCTTCGCCACGCCGCCGCCCGTGCTGGACCTTCCGGTGGACCACCCGCGACCGCGCTACCGCACGTTCGCCTCGCGTCGTGAGGACCGCCTAATGGACCGGGCCGATGTGGACGCGATCCGCCGCCTCGGCGCGATGCACCGCGCCAGCTTCCACGCGACGCTGGTGGCCGGCTTCGCCGTGCTGCTGCGTCGGCTCGCCGGGCAGGACGACGTGGTGATCGGCATCCCGTCGGCGGGCCAGGCTGCCGATGGCCTCGATACGCTGGTCGGTCATGCCGTGAACGTGCTGCCGCTGCGCGCCCGCATCGGCGCGGAGGCACCTTTCGCCGAGGTGCTGGGCGGCGTGCGCGACGACCTGATGGACGCGTTCGACCACCAGCGCCATACGCTGGGCAGTCTGCTCGCCCGACTGTCGCTGGCCCGCGATCCGGCACGGCTGCCGCTGGTCGCGGTGCTGTTCAACCTGGACGCGCCGCTGGATGAAAGCACCGCCCGCTTCCCGGGCCTGCGTTACGACCTGGCCGCCGTGCCACGCGAGTACGAGAATTTCGAGCTGTTCGTCAACGCCGTGCCGGTTGACGGCCACCTGCGCCTGGAATGCCAGTACAACGCCGACCTTTTCGACGGCGCCACCATCCAGGGCTGGCTCGATGCTTACGTCACCTTGCTGCGCCATGCCGCGCTTGCGCCGGACACGACGGCCGTCGCGCTGCCCGTGGTCTCCGATGCCGTGTACCGCGAACTGGCAGGCCTGCAACCCGCCCCCACGCCGTTTCCGGAACTGCGCCTGGCGCACGAATTCTTCGAACAGCAATGCGACCGGACGCCCGAGCGCATCGCCGTGCGCCATGCGGACCGCACGCTCACCTACGCCGCGCTGGAATCGCGCTCCAACCGCATCGCCAACGCGCTGCGTGCCCGCGGCATCGGTCACGGCGCGCTGGTCGGACTGTCGCTCGGCCGCGGCTTCGACATGCTGGCCTCCGTGCTGGGCGTGCTCAAGTCGGGTGCCGGCTACGTGCCGCTGGACCCCGCGTTCCCTGCCGAACGCCTGGCGTTCATGGCCGACGACGCCCAGCTGGCGACACTGGTGGTCGACGACGCCGCTCCGCCGGCCTTCGCCATCGACGCAAGCCACGTGCTCGCCCTCAGCGACAACGAGGTGGTGCACGCCTCGTTCGAGCGCCCGGAGCGCGACCGCCGCGCGGCCACGCCGGATTCGGTGGCTTACGTGATCTTCACCTCCGGTTCCACCGGGCGCCCCAAGGGCGTGCGCGTGCCACACCGCGCGGCGGCCAATTTTCTCACCAGCATGCAACGCGTGCCGGGTATCGCACCGGACGACCGCCTGGTTGCCGTCACCACGCTGTCGTTCGATATCGCCTTCATGGAGCTGATGCTGCCGCTGACCAGCGGTGCCGAGGTGGTGATCGCGGGTCGCGACGACGTACGCGACGGGGGCCAGTTGCGCCGCCTGATCGAGGAGGCCGACGCCACGATGATGCAGGCCACGCCGGCGGGCTGGCGCCTGCTGGTCGATGCAGGATGGCGTGGCCGGCCGGCCTTCCGCGCGGTGTCGGGCGGCGAGCCGCTGCCACTGGACCTGGCCGAGGCCCTGCTGGAGCGCTGCGGCGAGGTGTGGAACGGCTACGGCCCCACCGAGACCACCGTGTATTCCACGTACTGGCGGGTGAACACCCCGCGCGACGGCATCTACATCGGCCGCCCGATCGCCAACACCACCGTGCATATCCTGGACGAGCACGGCAACCACTGCCCGCTGGGCGTGCCTGGCGAGATTCACATCGGTGGGGTGGGCGTCACGCTCGGCTACCTGCGCCGGCCGGACCTGACCGCCGCGGCCTTCGTCACCGATCCGTGGTCGGAAGCCCCGGACTCGCGGATGTACCGTACCGGCGATCGCGGCCGCTGGACGTCCGCCGGCCTGATCGAGCACCTGGGCCGCCTCGATTTCCAGGTGAAGGTACGCGGTTACCGCATCGAGCCCGGCGAGATCGAAAGCGCGTTGACCGACCTGCCGGAGGTGGCGCGCGCCGTGGTCATGGCGCGCGAGGATCGGCCTGGTGACGTGCGGCTGGTGGCCTACGTCGTCGGTCACGACGGTGGGGTGCCCGACGAGGAATCGCTGCGCTCGCGACTGCGCGCGCGACTGCCGGATTACATGCTGCCGCAGCATGTCCTCGCCCTCCCCGCCATTCCCCTGCTGCCCAACGGCAAGATCGACCGTGCTGCGCTGCCGCCGCCGATCGCCCGTTCGTGCGCCGCCCCCGGCACACGCGTCGGGCCGCGCAACGACGACGAGCGGCGCGTAGCCGCGGCCATGGAAGCCGTGCTCGCCCTGCCTGACCTCGACGTGCGCGACGACTTCTTCGCGCTGGGCGGGCACTCGCTGCTGGCGGCCCAGCTCACCGCCACGTTGAACCGCGAATTCGGCGTGTCGCTGTCGTTCCGCACGTTGTTCGATGCGCCCAGCGTGGAACGCCTGGCCGCGATCCTGCGCGCACGAATCGACGCCGGCACCGCGCCGGTGGCCGAACCGATCGCCCACCGCGACGATCAGGCCCATGCGCCGCTCTCGTTGATGCAGCACCGCCTGTGGTCACTGGAACGTTTGCACCCGGGACGCGTCACCTACAACGCGCCGTCGGCCCATCGCCTGCGCGGCCCGCTGGACGAAGACGCCTTCGCCATGGCGTTCCAGGCACTGGTGCAGCGGCAGCCGAGCATGCGCACCGCGTTTCGCACGCTCGGCGACGACGTGGCCCAGGTGGTCATGCCACGGCTGGACTACCCGCTGTTTCCCGCCGAAGACCTGCGTGACGTGCCGCACGGCGCGCGCGACACCGTGCTGATGGCGCGCCTGCAGGCGCTGACCGATACGCCGTTCGACCTGGGTACGGCGCCCCTGTTCAGCGCGCGGCTGTTCCGGCTGGCCGAGAACGAGCACGTGCTGTTCTTCATGCCGCACCACATCGTCTGGGACGGCTGGTCGTTCGATATCTTCGCCAACGAACTCTCCGCGCTGTACCGCTGTTTTGCCGAGGAGGCACCATCGTCGCTGGCGGCTCTGCCCGTGACCTATGGCGACTTCGCCACGTGGCATGCGCGATGGCTGCAATCGCCGGCCTTCGAGTCGCAGCTGGCCGCGTGGCGCGAACGGCTGGCGCGGCGCGGCGACGTGCGCGCGCTGCCCACCGACCAGCCGCGGCGTCCCGGCATGTCCGGGTTGGGCCGCACCGAGTGGATACGCGTATCGCGCGAGCAGACCGATGCCATGTACGACGTGGCCCGGCAGGCCGACGCCACGCTCAACATGGCCCTGCTCGCCCTGTACTTCGTCATGCTCGCCGGCTCCACCGGACGGAACGAGCTGGTGGTGGGCACGCCCGTACGCGGTCGTAACCACAGCGAGCTCGAAGCGGTCATGGGGTATTTCAACAACCTGCTGCCGCTGCACGTCACGGTCGATCCGGCGCTGCCCTTCCTGGCGTTCGTGCGGGAAGTGCGGCGCGCGGCGATCGACGCGTTCGGGCATCCAGACGTGCCGCTGGAATACCTGCAACGCGAGCTGACGGCCGTCCACGGCAGTGGCGCCGTGCTGTACCAGGCGCTGTTCTCGTTCCAGGACGGGCGCCAGCGTGCGGCGGACTGGGGTGGCCTTGCACACGAGCAGATCCTCCTGTTCCAGAGCGGGGCCACCGAAGACCTGGGCCTGTGGTTCCTGGAAAGCCAGGCGGGGCTCGTCGGCGGCGTGACCTACAACGCGGACCTGCTGGAGGCCGACACCGCGTGCCGCATGCGGGAGCGCTACCTCGCCATGCTGCGTCGGGTGATCGACGACCCCGGCCTTACCCTCGGCGAACTGACCACCGCCACGCCGGCCGAGCGCGAATGCATGCGCCGCTGGCAGGCGCGCACGACGACGATCGAACCGCCGCGCGACCTCCACGGCATGATCCAGGCCACGGCCACGGCGATGCCGCACGACGTGGCGATCGAGCACGGCACGCGTCGCATCGGCCATGCGGCATTGCAGGAGCGCGCCGGGCGCATGGCCACACGGCTGCGCGAGCGTGGTGCCAGCGAGGGTGGCGTCGTCGGTCTGTGCGTCGAGCGCGGTATCGACCGCATCGCCGCCCTGCTCGCGATCGGCATGACCGGCGCCACGGCGTTGCTGCTCGACCGCGACGATCCCACCGCCTTCCTGCGCGACGGCCTCGCCGATGCGCGCGCCACGGTGATGGTCGGCGATGCGGGCCTGCAGGCCCTGCTCGACTGGCCCAAAGCATGCGCGGTGTGGCTGGATAACGATACCCCCTGGCTGGCCGCGATCGACGCCTCCACCGCGCACGGCGGCGCCCTGCCGGACACGGCCGCCGTCGCCTTCCAGGCGCACGATGCCGAGGGCAAGGCCTTCGGTGCGGCGCTGTCGCATCGCACGCTGGGCCATCTCGTGCAGTCGCTTGGTGATGCCTTGGGCGTGCACGCCGGCATGCGACTGGGCGGCGATGCGTTGCCGGGCGATCCACTCTCGGTACTGGGCCCGCTGGTGGCGCTAGCCAGCGGCGCCACCTGGGTCGAGATGGGCACGCGCGAGGCCGCCACGGGTCGTCTGGACGCCATGGACCTGTGCATCGCCACGCCGGAAACCTGGCAGGCGCTGCTCGCCGGCGGCTGGCAAGGCGATGCCGGACTGCGCGCGGTGATCGTCGGCGGCTCGGCCACGGCGGAGCTGACCACGCGCGTGGCGAAGGCCACGGCCGGTGTGTTGATGCTGTTCGGCGATCCCGCGGTGGCGCCCGTCATCACCTGCGGCGCGCTGGATGCCGCGGCGGACACGCTGCACCAGGGCCTTACCCTTGCCCACGGCGAGGCCTGGATTCTCGACGTCCAAGGCGAGCCGGCATCGATCGGCGCCGCGGGCGACCTCGCCGTGGGGGGCCGGCTGCTGGCCATGCCGTTCGGTCAACGTGCCCGCGCGGCGCGACGCCACGGGGAAACGGGCCTGGTGCGCACGGGATACCGTGGCCGCTGGCTGAGCGGGGGCCGCCTGCAGGTGCTGGACCGCGACGACCGCCGCCTCCGCTGCCACGGCATGGACGTGCAGCCCGGCGCGCTGGAAGCGATCGCGCTGCGCGAGCCCGGCGTGGTCCGCGCCATCGCCGTGCCGCGCCACGAGCAGGGCGGTATCGCCCGCGTCGAACTGCACGTGGTGGCGGCGCCGGGACGGCGCCCGGACGCCGCCGCGGTGCGTACCGCGCTGGTCGCTTCGTTGCCGGCCTGGGCGATGCCCGATCATGTCCACGTGCTGGACACGCTGCCCACCCTGGCCACCGGCGAACCCGACCTCGCGGCGCTGGCCGTGCACGACGATGCGGCGATGGCCGCTCCCGACGACACCACCACGCCCCACACGGAGACCGAGCGCCTGCTCGCCGGCATCTGGCAGGAGTTGCTGGGTACGCGCCGCATCCGCACCAGCGACAATTTCTTCGACGTCGGCGGTCACTCGCTGCTCGCGGTGGACATGGCGCAGCGCGTGCACACGCTCAGCGGCGTGCAGCTCAACCTGCTGGACGTGGCCAACGGCACGCTGGGTACGCTGGCCGCCGAGATGGCCGTCACGCCACGGGTAGCCACCACTCACCGCCGTGGCCTGTTCAGCCGCCTCATGGGCCGGCCATGA